CCTCGGGGAGTACCAACCAGACGGTGAGGGCCCCGAAGCCCCCGACCATGAAGATCTCGCCGTGGGCGAAGTTGATGAGCTGGACGATGCCGTAGACCATCGTGTAGCCGATCGCGATGAGTCCGTACATCGCGCCGAGGATGAGTCCATTGGCCAGCTGTTGCGGCAGTTCGTTCACCGCAGGGCCTCCGTGGAGTGGTTCGGATATGGCGCCGCGCGGGAGCGCCGATGGACGCTTCCCGCGCGGCCTGGATCAATGTGTGAGTGGGGAGTCTCTACTCGTCCCTCGTCAGCCGAGCTTGGGTTCGCCGCTGAACTCCGGCGCCCAGGCGTCGCTCTTGACCTTGTACGCGGTCATCGTGTGGTTCGTGGTGTCACCGAACTCGTCGAACGAGATGGTGCCGGTGACGCCGTCGAACTTGACCTTGGCCATGGCGTCCAGGACAGCCTTGCGGCCGTCGGACGGAACCTTGCCGTCGTTGCCCTCGACCGCGAGCTTCACGGCCTCGATGATGGCCCAGGTGGCGTCGTAGGTGAGGCCGCCGTACGCCTCGTAGGCGTCCTCGTAGCCCGCCGCCTCGTAGTCCTTGATGAACGTCTTGGCGGAGTCGAGCTGCTCGACCGGCTTGCCCACGGAGGTCGCGAGGTCACCCTCGGCCTTCTTGTTCAGCTTCGGGAACTCACCGGAGTAGATGCCGTCGCCGCCCATGAGCGGGATGTTCTGGCCGCTGTCCTTGAGCTGCTGGCTCAGCGGACCGGCGGCCGGGTACTCGCCGCCGTAGTAGAGGGCCTGGGCACCGGTCTTCTTGATCTTGGCGACCACGGCGTTGAAGTCACGGTCGTCGGGGTTCACGTGGTCGGTGCCCACGATCTGGCCACCGAACTTGGTGAAGTTCGCCTTGAAGGAGGCGGCGAGGCCCGCACCGTAGGTCTTCTGGTCGTCGATCAGGTAGACCTTCTTCAGCTTCGCCTGGTTGTACAGGTAGTCGGCTGCGAAGGCGCCCTGGATCTCGTCCGTGGTGGCCGTACGGAAGAAGGTCTTGAACTGGCGGACCGAGTCGCCGGTCTTCCAGCCGTCGCCCTGGGTCAGCTCCGTACCGGTGTTGGCCGGGGAGACCTGGGTGAGGCCGGCGTCGTTGAACGGCTTCTGCATCTGCTGCGAGACGCTGGAGTTCAGCGGGCCGACGACCCCGAGGACGTTCTTGTCGCTGATGAACTTCTGGGCGTTCTGCTGGCCCACGGAGGGCTGCGCCTGGTCGTCGAGGGGCTCGATCTTGAACTCGACGCCCTTGACGTACTCCTTCTTGTTGGCCGTCTTGGCGGCCAGGTCCGCGGAGTTCTTGATGCCGAGGCCGAGGGCCGACAGGTCGCCGGTCAGCGGAGCGTCGACACCGATCACAACCGTGGTCTTGTCGCCGTTGCTGCTGCCGCCGTCGTCGTCACGCGACCCACAAGCCGTGAGTGTCAGCGATCCCGCCGCGAGCGCGGCGGTTATGGCGATGATCGAACGTTGACGCACGAATCAGGTCCTTTCCCTGGCACGGCGGCTCCCCATGGAACTCGCCGAGTCGAGCGCTGGGCCGAAGTGACTTCGAATCCGATGGCGCGGTGACTGGCGGTGACTCTAAGCGGGGGTGGGGAACATCGAGGAGGCTCTGACCAATGCTGTGACGCTCTTGTTATGACACGGGGTAACACAGAGCGGTACTCCGTGGGGGGAAGAGCGGATTTCCGGCCGATTCGCCCTGTCCGCATTGTGAGAACTCGCAGCGTTCGCGCGTAGCTTCTTCACGAGTGTTCACGCGTTTTGGTGATTACCGAGGTCGTTGCTGGAGGCTACCAGGGGGCTTTGGGTGGCTTGTGCGAAAGATGATCACCGCTGAGGAAGCGCCGGTTCGTATTGCACCCGTATTACACAGAGTTACGAATGTGAAAGGTGTTCGGCACCCCCGGATTTTCCGTGTACAGGGCACCGAAATAGGAATTGCGGAATGCCTCACTCAGCCCCATGGACCCCCGGTCGGCTCGCCCTCGCGGTACCGCTCCGTACACAACTCCCGTGCCCTGCGGTCGATCAGGCGGTCCGCCGACCGCTCGTCCGCGCGCTCCCGCTCGGCCCGCGCGCCGTCCACGACCTTGCGCAGGATCTCGTACTGGCCGTCGGACAGGCCCATCGACTGGTAGTCGCCATAGGTGTCGCCGGTCAGCGACCGGCGCGCCCAGTATCCGATGAGGTTCGCGCACAGCCGCGCGGGCGGAGTCGCCGACGGGGAGGGGGAGTTGACGCCCGCCCTGGACTCGGGGGCGTCGCTCCCGGCGCCGGGGTCGCCGCAGCCGGCCACCGATACGGCGGCCAGCAGCGCCAGTCCGAGCGCGGCCCCCCTGCGGCGGGGCCCTCCCGTCGTCATGCCCCCGACGTTATGCCGTCGGGTGCCGGCGTTTCAACGGTCCGCGGGCGCAAGGGGGTTGTGATCACACTGTCGTCGTCAAGGAGCCGGTGTCAGTTCGCCGGGCGGAGGTGCTCCCCGTCGCCCGGGTTCACGTCCCGCAGCAGACAGGTGAGCCGCGCGGTGCACACCCGCCGCCCCTGCTCGTCACTGATCACGATCTCGTACGTCGCCGTCGAGCGGCCCTGGTGCAGCGGCGTGGCCACGCCCGTCACGAGGCCGGAGCGAGCCCCCCGGTGGTGGGTGCAGTTGAGGTCGACACCGACCGCGATCTTGGAGCTCCCGCCGTGCAGCATCGACCCCACCGACCCCAGCGTCTCGGCGAGCACCGCCGAGGCGCCGCCGTGCAGCAGCCCGTACGGCTGGGTGTTCCCCTCCACCGGCATGGTCCCGACGACCCGCTCCGCGGACGCCTCCAGGATCTGCACGCCCATGCGCGTACCGAGGTGTCCGGCGGAGAACAGGGCCGGCAG
The DNA window shown above is from Streptomyces chartreusis and carries:
- a CDS encoding branched-chain amino acid ABC transporter substrate-binding protein translates to MRQRSIIAITAALAAGSLTLTACGSRDDDGGSSNGDKTTVVIGVDAPLTGDLSALGLGIKNSADLAAKTANKKEYVKGVEFKIEPLDDQAQPSVGQQNAQKFISDKNVLGVVGPLNSSVSQQMQKPFNDAGLTQVSPANTGTELTQGDGWKTGDSVRQFKTFFRTATTDEIQGAFAADYLYNQAKLKKVYLIDDQKTYGAGLAASFKANFTKFGGQIVGTDHVNPDDRDFNAVVAKIKKTGAQALYYGGEYPAAGPLSQQLKDSGQNIPLMGGDGIYSGEFPKLNKKAEGDLATSVGKPVEQLDSAKTFIKDYEAAGYEDAYEAYGGLTYDATWAIIEAVKLAVEGNDGKVPSDGRKAVLDAMAKVKFDGVTGTISFDEFGDTTNHTMTAYKVKSDAWAPEFSGEPKLG
- a CDS encoding hotdog fold thioesterase; protein product: MGEQQHVKFPQEVIDEYAALGVDLPALFSAGHLGTRMGVQILEASAERVVGTMPVEGNTQPYGLLHGGASAVLAETLGSVGSMLHGGSSKIAVGVDLNCTHHRGARSGLVTGVATPLHQGRSTATYEIVISDEQGRRVCTARLTCLLRDVNPGDGEHLRPAN